gggaacaaaagggctggagaccagaacattgataaagtaattcaatgtcatttcacacaagtgtttgctccactcatttcacacaagtgtttgcttcacttcaacaagtcctttaccaaaaggggatgatgtgatactgaaggcctttggattgtgtgaatatgcatgggaggcaccgtgagccaagcaactgtgtctgagaaacaaaagcctgtctccaatgcctccaactcatacttacctggcaggggagataccatgatcatgaaggtggttcacccagggcgaggctcagccattgcacttcggctgtgctgacccgtgcgaattccccaaatgtgggaatctcgactgcataatttgtggtagtgggggactgcgtccgcgctctcccctgatcatcatgttcaattgcaataagagcctgacactgggcctattttttaggtttggttgtagtgcatgttttttccaacacaatgcactcactaatgccactgattgtggtagaagtataatttaacagcaaatagacggggtcactcctgttccaagtgggctgttttgataagtaatgtttgctagaaattcttgtactgcctgtatgctgacttttgccaatttatagcagtttgtgttgtctctgagacaaagttgttatgtctttgggctttgtggtgatttatcagagacggccagggcttacctggctgcttttcatcgaggcttactctgttttgcaaggggaacaaaagggctggagaccagaacattgataaagtaattcaatgtcatttcacacaagtgtttgctccactcatttcacacaagtgtttgcttcacttcaacacgTCCTCTACTTTACTACTTTAGATGGTTACACAATCAATCAAGTGCTGTGTTTTATCTTAGTGTGTATTGCAACAGGGTCTCCATTACCAGTGAGTGAGTCGATAGGTCAGTCAGGTTCCAGAGGGCTGCAGTGTAAGGCCGTTGCTAAACTCCCGCAGAACAAGGACATGTAGAGGACACTTGTGTGTTCTTCATAGCAACAAAAGTAGTTGCTCAGTGCTAAATTTAGATATGCGCTAAAtggctttgtgtctttgtgaataTATTAacatatgcgtgtgtgtgtgtgagcttctgTGTATTCATGTTAATGTCAGGGGGTGACTCATTTTTCACCTACAtgtgtttctgcacagacttgAAGCGTAAAGCGGCTGCGCTCTGCTCCTCAACATCCATTCAGATCAAAAATCTGGGGAGGGTGCAGCACCTTAAACAGACAGCTCTGACCATGGTCCTCAAGCAAGATTTGTAATTCTACTCTGAAACTTAACTAAGTGTTTCTAATCATAAAgccggggagggagggagggaggggggggtgcctTATTGTAGTGACAGCCCCTGATCAAGTTGATGCAGCTACAGAGCTCATTTTCAAAActcagaacagagaagaagatgcAATAACTGGAGAAGCTGAGCTActggaaaacaaagcttctgACAAGACATGTAGGAGAGTTCAACTGGTAGTGGACGTTGTTCCGGTTCACGTAATTTGGACAGCAGCGCCATCTGCTGGCTGCCTCATGTCACTACAGTAGATGTACATGTGTATGATGCGAGGCTGCAATTGTCATTTATCTAAGCAGCTCACCCGCAACTTCAGTATTTCTTATGCcaatgtgtatatatgtttatgtatatataactgtcattaaactatatatttgtataaatattaacagtataaatataaactgtCTTTAGGTGTCACTTATATATTTAGCAATTAAAGACCAGAGGAAACTACGATTACTAAACAAAAGAATTAATGTGAATTGTGAACCCATTTCAACTAAGGAATATGGTATATGAAGTCCATAAGAAATAGCTGCAGATCATGTCAACATCGTTAAAAATTGTACACTTTAATTTGGTGTTTTGATATGAAATAACTTCTAAATATTGACAATTAAGGGAAATACTCCAAGAACGACTGATTGGTGTTGAGCAGAGGATGTGAGCTCTCATTGACTCggtgtgtggctcttaaaagagccgttgtGTTGTTGAGCTGTTGGAAAGTGTGTTTATCCGCCGAAGCCGTACAGAGTGCGGCCCTGTCTCTTCAGAGCATACACCACGTCCATGGCGGTCACGGTCTTCCTCTTGGCGTGCTCGGTGTAGGTGACAGCATCGCGGATCACGTTCTCCAGGAAAACCTTCAACACGCCGCGGGTCTCCTCGTAGATCAGACCGGAGATACGCTTCACTCCGCCACGGCGAGCCAGGCGGCGGATGGCGGGCTTGGTGATTCCCTGGATGTTATCACGGAGAACTTTGCGGTGACGCTTTGCGCCTCCTTTACCGAGTCCCTTTCCTCCCTTTCCGCGTCCAGACATCTTCTTCAGTTAGATGAGATCTAGTCAATAGAGTGCTCCGAGGGAACCACAGCTAGTCATAGCTTGACTGAGGACCTGATAGAAGACCGAGGCggccctcttcctcctctgtggatcctCATGGCCGCTGAGAATTAAATGTATTGTGCGCTAGCGCCTCCACAGGTTTGGATGTAGGACCGTAGATATTAAAGTCTGACACTTTACCAGTTTTGTGTAATAGTAGGACTGTGTCACGTTTCCATCAAGTGGGAGGAGTGCCTGTGAAAAACGCTGGGTTAAAAATAAGAGTAACATTAGGACTGACTAGGGAAGTACTTAGACAATGTATGAATGTTGAGCAACCTTGAGTGAAAAACCGTGGTCACACAAAGAGTCAGCTCACGATTTATCCCTTAGCCCTCCTGTTAAGTACTTAAATAGCCTTTTATCTAAAACACAACCCCCAACCAAAAGTGAATGTAATATTCAAAAGTGTCAGTGCAGTGTAAGCACTTGATGCTTGTCTGAAACTGTTTTGATAGTGTTATGAACATGCCCTTTTATTAGCAGTCCAAGGTGACAGGgtgactttcttcttctttcatttgGCATCATTGGATACTGACCAGTTAAAAAGCACCTTGTGTATGCTTGAAAGTGTTGTTGATAAGAAACTGACATTCGGCTGGATTCTGTTTTACTGCATTCATCTGGTTTCATTTGCAGATATGGACCTTGGATAAAATGGTCATGGTTTTGCGGTGGCATCCTTAACATGGTATTTTCATCCCACCTGTAGCTGTCCGTCCACAATGACGAGGAGCTCAACAAACTTCTGGGCAGAGTGACCGTCTCTGCACTTTGTCTTTCCTTTCCTACCCCTGATTCATGAGTTAAAAACTATGagatcaacaacaacactgttgttgtggttttgctaTGAGCTTGAATGGGGGTGAGTGAAGGGGTGTGCGTTTTTTTCTATCATTGTTAGCATTGAAAGTACTTTGTGTTATAGTGTTTGTATTAAAAGTAAgccataaataaagtaatttttgAATGGTAAAAAGTACATGTTTACATGCTACAATTTCCACAAATACCTTCACATACTCCACACGTGTGTACATTCTGGATACTCAGAGTGTTGTTGACACCAAAGTCTTCATTtgtaatatgaatgtgttattggcCATACAAATCAGAGAAGACTTGATCTATTGATCACTAGGTTACATATTGACAGGTTGTCGGAGATGTCTCACACACGGGTCAAATCGTTTTTTAAGAAACGTTTGCCAtgatttaatgattattttacacaaatcaTGAACGGAAACATGTATCCCAGTGTTACTATGATGAGCAAAATTTGGTATTTACTAAGAAGAGAAATTGCAAATTCCAGTAAGGCTTAAACATTTTCGGGAAAAGAAATGATGGAACCTGTTGACTTTTTGCAttaaatgagagaaatgtgccacaatattaaattaatcattGCTTGAAGTGTATATTTTATCAAATTGAAAATTCAACATGGATATGAACTGTAGCGCTAATGGCATGATCTTCAGCGGGAAACGTCAGGGCTCTGATAGGAAGTCTGGCTCAACTTCACCAGGAGCCCCGGCCATCAGCGGTGTGTTTGCTGCCTGCACAATTTCTTGACTTTATTACAAAGGAATCATCAGCAGGTGCTTGTTTTCACTCGGTCTCtctgaacaaacatgtggagCAGCGGGGAAACGGGTTTTGGTGGGGCTGTGGTGCTTTTGAACTCATTTAAGGAGAGAAACTAGTGGGGAAAGCCGCGGAGCAGCGCTGCTCACCGCGGTGAACGGGTCGTGTTTGGAGGCTCCACCGACGAAATGCAGAGAGCATCAGAGCTCGTCATGACTTCAATATGAAGACAAATAAGTCCGCTACCTGCTGCCTCACTGTCAGCCTCCAGCACCGCTCACCCACTGACTTTTAAGTCGTTTATcagtgaagagaaaacacaagtgtcTCGGCGTTCCCACTGCACACAGGAGCAGCGGCTCGACTGAGTCTTCACGGTTCTCATGATGTGTTCAAGTACCGCCTCCCGACCAGGACTCCTCAACAGTCCTGTAACTCACACCGATAGTTCTTCGTTGATCTAAACGCAAAGAGAAAGATGTCAGAAGCCGCTCCAGCTCCGGCTCCAGCCGCCGCCAAGGTTAAAGCGGTCAAGAAGAAGGTCGTGAAACCGAAGGCCGCCGGCCCCGGCGTCAGTGAGCTCATCGTGAAAGCCGTGTCCGCGTCCAAGGAGCGCAGTGGCGCGTCAGTGTCCGCCCTCAAGAAGGCTCTGGCTGCCGGAGGCTACGATGTGGAGAAGAACAACTCCCGCGTCAACACCACCATCAAGAAGCTGGTGGTCAGCGGGACCCTGGTCCAGACCAGGGGAACCGGGGCCACGGGCTCGTTCAAGATGAGCAAGAAGGTGGACACCAAGGTCCAGAAGGCGGTGAAGAAGGCCGCTCCCAAAGCGAAGAAGCCCGCCGCCAAGAAACCTGCAGTGGCTAAAAAGCCCAAGGCAGCCAAGAAGCCAGCAGCCGCTAAAAAGTCCCCGAAGAAGGTGACGAAACCAGCAGCGGCCAAGAAGGTGGCGAAGAGCCCGAAGAAGGTGGCGAAGAGCCCCAAGAAAGTGGCAAAGAGCCCCAAGAAGATGGGGAAAAAGGCGCCTGCTGCAAAGAAATCCCCCGCGAAGAGGGTCGCCA
This Limanda limanda chromosome 12, fLimLim1.1, whole genome shotgun sequence DNA region includes the following protein-coding sequences:
- the LOC133015326 gene encoding histone H4, whose amino-acid sequence is MSGRGKGGKGLGKGGAKRHRKVLRDNIQGITKPAIRRLARRGGVKRISGLIYEETRGVLKVFLENVIRDAVTYTEHAKRKTVTAMDVVYALKRQGRTLYGFGG
- the LOC133015323 gene encoding histone H1-like, which produces MSEAAPAPAPAAAKVKAVKKKVVKPKAAGPGVSELIVKAVSASKERSGASVSALKKALAAGGYDVEKNNSRVNTTIKKLVVSGTLVQTRGTGATGSFKMSKKVDTKVQKAVKKAAPKAKKPAAKKPAVAKKPKAAKKPAAAKKSPKKVTKPAAAKKVAKSPKKVAKSPKKVAKSPKKMGKKAPAAKKSPAKRVAKPKAMKTAAKKK